TGACAAGAAACTGAAGAAAGTGAAAGCTACGTAATATTTATAGTCTAATTCACGTGTTCAAAGGTTACGAAATTCCTAATACCAGCTTGGGCCAGCCAGTCTCTCAGTTTATTGGTTTGTCTACCGATAAGAATCCCCTTACATTCCTAAAGACAGAAAATCATTGGCCTACTTCATCTGACTTCTGCAATTATTGCCAGAATCTCCCATTAGATCTCTTCACTTCCCCTTATTTATAAGCTCTATTAATGGGGAAGACTCTGATTCCTTAAAAGTTTTGACTTCATTAGCACCTGGGTCTGCTGCTCCCATCAAGATCAATCATTTCTTGGAATAATCTCGATTTTTGCTGTTTATATTCTCATCGTGTCATTGAAGATGGCAATAGCATTTTAGGAATCAGATGGGTAGAATAGAGTTCTTGGTGAAATCTAGATTTTTGTGTTTCTTCTTGTTCAATTCGTCATCATTTGCATATTGTTCTGTAATTTATAACATAACTACAATCAGAGCTGTCTCACCAGAACAAACTCTCAACTCTCCACGTCAAATTTTTGAGTTAGGTTTCTTTACTCCCAATAATAATTCCCATAATCAAAATGTGGGAATATGGTTCAAGGAAGTTTCTCCTCAGACTGTGATTTGGGTGGCAAACAGAGAGATGCCAGTTACAAACTCATCGGCGAGTCTCACGATTGGCAGCGATGGGAATCTGTGGCTTCTGGATGGGGAGCGGAACTCTATCTGGTCGACTAATATTTCTGGCCAATCGAATGATTCAATTGCTGTACTTTCGGATGACGGAAAGTTCATTTTGAGGAACAGTATAACAGGAGAGGATCTATGGGATAGCTATCA
The sequence above is a segment of the Hevea brasiliensis isolate MT/VB/25A 57/8 chromosome 11, ASM3005281v1, whole genome shotgun sequence genome. Coding sequences within it:
- the LOC131170354 gene encoding G-type lectin S-receptor-like serine/threonine-protein kinase At1g61550 translates to MGRIEFLVKSRFLCFFLFNSSSFAYCSVIYNITTIRAVSPEQTLNSPRQIFELGFFTPNNNSHNQNVGIWFKEVSPQTVIWVANREMPVTNSSASLTIGSDGNLWLLDGERNSIWSTNISGQSNDSIAVLSDDGKFILRNSITGEDLWDSYQLHSNSLLPGTWLAYNETTGVRHTLTSWKSDNDPSIGDFTFGVIEGVGYVQQSAVGLMGQVGLLVVQGSGPRWGQGNFDTWDATDVCFLLEEGDLACVEAEVFGFFGGGFDIGVVGGSLRFERGGTEAMGRIDFDLIFRL